CACAAAAGTAAGCAAATCCGGCCAAATCTTTTTGAGATTGGCCTCAATGCTTACTCTTGAATATGTACAAATTATGATAGCTCTAAATAATCAGCGATTAGGGCAGCCGCAATCACTTTTGCGCTTGAATATTCCCAAAATCTTCTTTGATTTCGGCTTTTTATAGCCTTTGTATTTTTTCTTCTTTCCCATCAATTCCATTTTGGAAGTAACAGGTTTTGCATTGAGCTGCTCAATGCCTGAGAAGCCAAATGTCAGGCCAAGGATTAAAAGCCAGGGAGTGAGTTTCTTCATGATATTTATATTAGTCAACACAATGTCAATATTTCAACGCAGCGAATACGGAATCCGGTATGGATTTCCGCCATTTTTATGAATATTATGCTTTCACTAATTCCAAGATAGTGATTTCAGGTAAAATACCCACCCTCCCAGGATATCCGAGATACCCGAAACCCCGGTTCACATACAAAAATTGATCATTTTGCTCATACAAACCCGCCCAGCGTTTGTACCTGTACTGCACCGGGCTCCACCTGAATTTGCCAATTTCCACACCGAACTGCATACCGTGCGTATGACCTGCCAAGGCCAGATCAATATCTTTGTATTTCGGCAGAACCTGCTCATCCCAATGACTGGGATCATGCGAGAGCAATATTTTAACCGGAAAGTCACCGGTATCCTGATAAGCTTTTTCCAAGTTTCCGTATTTGGCAAAATTTCCCGCTCCCCAGTTCTGAATGCCAATTAATCCGATCTCTTCACCATCAACCCGGATCGGGCGATGTTCATCCAGCATCAGATTCCACCCCAAAAGCTTGTGTGCCTTTTGCAGATTGGCCAGGTTATTATTTTTTGCCGTAACATCCGGCCATTTGAAGTAATCCCCATAATCATGGTTGCCGAGGACCGAATGCACACCCAGCGGCGCTTTAATTTTGTCGAAAATATTAATGTAATCCTCCACCTCCACTGCCCTGTCGTTTACCAGATCTCCTGTAAAAAAAGCAATATCCGGTTTTTCCTTCATCAGCATTTCAACGCCCCCTTTCACAGCGGTCTTATTAAAAAAGCTACCTGAATGGATATCTGATAATTGTGCAATTTTCAATCCATGAAAGGCACGAGGCAAATTCTTCAACGGGACTTTCACCCGGCGAATGCGGTAATCGTGGGCGCCGGACAGGATCCCAAATGCGAATGTTCCCATCAAGCCGGTTCCGGCTACGATTGCCGTTGTAGCCAAAAACTGTGATCTTGGAATTACCGGCTCACCCGTTTCCGGTGAAATGGGGGCAGCCGAGGGGAAGATGTAGCTGGCAACCCATTGTAAAAATCGCCGGACATCGTCAATCAACAAAATCAAAACGGCCAGCAGCTTTGATAAATAAGGTATCGCAATAAAGGCAACGACAAAAGTGCGTGTTGTGCTTTTGAAATAATCGGCTGGCAGCAACTGCATGGCCACATAAGCAAGTAGGGTTATCAAAGTGAAACCCCAATAGGTGCCTCCGATCCAGCGTTGCGTGACGGGAGAAAGATTACGGATCGCAAACCGCAGCCCTTGCCAAACATAAAAATCTATTGCGAGAAGGATGAAAGTCAGTAATAAAAAAAAGACAGGTCTTGACATTTTAAATAATCGTTTTCATATTGATCGTAAACGTTTGGGTGCATTTTCTCGTTCGATAAGTTCAGGCGATTGTCGCGGTTTATCCATTAATGGTAAGCCAAAGCACCCAGAGGCCAGCTATTCACAGTTAAGCGGTTTATCAGCAATTCAATATCCCATTATATGCCAACCTTCGATTTTAAAAGATTTCACATTCGTTCCATGAATGCAGCCTCGGCAGAAGAGCGGGCCGGCATCAATCAGGAGCTGAAAGATCTCTATGAATCTTTGTCTGAAAGTGATAAAAAAGTTTTCAATGATGAACTTCAGTATTTTCTGACCAAAGAAGTGGGTCGGATCAAGTCTGATTATGAGTCTGTGGCAGGAATGGACACGCCGAACTAAATAAAGGCTGCTAGTTCAATCTGGGGTCAATCGGATAATGCGCAATGGACTTGTATTCGCCTCCCATATTGCGCAGCACTTCTCTCCAAAAGTTGCCGGGAGGTGTTGAAAAAAGAAAATCTGATGTAGTATTGGAAATGATCCAGGAGTCCTGCTCAATCTCGTCGCTTAGCTGCCCGCCACTCCACCCTGAATAACCGATAAAAAACCGGACGTCTTCCTCGCGAAGGGTATTCATATTCAAGAGTGTCTTGACATTTGTAAAATCACCTCCCCAGTAAACGCCCCGAATAATTTCCGAACCGCCCTGGATCAGATCGGGCCGGCGGTGAATAAAATGCAAAGTATTTTTCTCAACAGGGCCGCCCAGATGGAGGGTGATATCCTGATAAATGGTTTCTTCGAGTACATCGCCGAGAAACAGATCGGTAGTCTGGTTCAGCACAAAACCAAAACTGCCCTGCTCATTGTGCTCGCACATCAGAATTACCCCTCTTTCAAAATTCGGGTCTCCCAAAAACGGCTTTGCAATCAACAGG
This Dyadobacter sp. UC 10 DNA region includes the following protein-coding sequences:
- a CDS encoding metallophosphoesterase, producing MSRPVFFLLLTFILLAIDFYVWQGLRFAIRNLSPVTQRWIGGTYWGFTLITLLAYVAMQLLPADYFKSTTRTFVVAFIAIPYLSKLLAVLILLIDDVRRFLQWVASYIFPSAAPISPETGEPVIPRSQFLATTAIVAGTGLMGTFAFGILSGAHDYRIRRVKVPLKNLPRAFHGLKIAQLSDIHSGSFFNKTAVKGGVEMLMKEKPDIAFFTGDLVNDRAVEVEDYINIFDKIKAPLGVHSVLGNHDYGDYFKWPDVTAKNNNLANLQKAHKLLGWNLMLDEHRPIRVDGEEIGLIGIQNWGAGNFAKYGNLEKAYQDTGDFPVKILLSHDPSHWDEQVLPKYKDIDLALAGHTHGMQFGVEIGKFRWSPVQYRYKRWAGLYEQNDQFLYVNRGFGYLGYPGRVGILPEITILELVKA
- a CDS encoding YqgE/AlgH family protein: MSASMNVAKGSLLIAKPFLGDPNFERGVILMCEHNEQGSFGFVLNQTTDLFLGDVLEETIYQDITLHLGGPVEKNTLHFIHRRPDLIQGGSEIIRGVYWGGDFTNVKTLLNMNTLREEDVRFFIGYSGWSGGQLSDEIEQDSWIISNTTSDFLFSTPPGNFWREVLRNMGGEYKSIAHYPIDPRLN